In Oscillatoria sp. FACHB-1406, one DNA window encodes the following:
- a CDS encoding VOC family protein: MKTPMFHLAIPVSDLENAKIFYAEGLGCEVGRESKGAIIFNFQGHQLVAHLTEQPLTPQNGIYPRHFGLVFWEENDWKKLLERATEKQLKFYQKPKRRFPGQLTEHRTFFLEDPFYNLLEFKFYCHYEAIFGGRELAAVGDR, translated from the coding sequence ATGAAAACTCCGATGTTTCATCTCGCGATTCCGGTTAGCGACCTGGAAAATGCCAAAATATTTTATGCCGAAGGATTGGGCTGCGAAGTCGGTCGAGAATCCAAAGGAGCCATAATCTTTAACTTCCAGGGACATCAACTTGTCGCTCATCTAACCGAACAACCTTTAACCCCGCAAAATGGTATTTATCCCCGTCATTTTGGACTCGTTTTTTGGGAAGAAAACGATTGGAAAAAGTTACTTGAAAGGGCAACAGAAAAACAACTCAAATTCTATCAAAAGCCCAAGCGACGCTTTCCCGGACAACTCACCGAGCATCGAACTTTCTTCTTAGAAGACCCCTTCTATAATCTCCTTGAATTTAAATTTTACTGCCATTACGAAGCTATTTTTGGCGGGCGCGAGTTAGCGGCAGTTGGCGATCGCTAA
- a CDS encoding glycosyltransferase family 2 protein: MKLSLCAIALNEEESLAKCLNSVKDVVDEMVVLDTGSSDRTVEVARSLGAIVYSYPWSNDFAAARNEALKYVTGDWVLVLDADEILNPQIIPQIRGAIAKENYLVINLLRQEVGAMQSPYSLTSRLFRFHPELIFSHPYHATIDDSAIALQQKEPHWQIVSLPDIAIFHYGYQPGAIATKGKFQRAREVMEAFLATHPEDAYTCNKLGALYLQEGRIQEGIALLETGLKIPNLDAPLLFEFHYHLGNGYARSNLPNEAVGHYQQAIAQPILPSLKLGAYNNLGSLLQAAGELKLAENSYKEALKIDPNLAIIHYNLGMTYKEQGNFKDAIASYEQTLRLNPEYAPALQNLGVVWLKCGQLFKSIEFFQRAIALYEQQNPPEAQRLRQGLKSMGFPNL; encoded by the coding sequence ATGAAACTCAGTCTATGCGCGATCGCGTTAAATGAAGAGGAATCCCTCGCAAAATGCCTAAACAGCGTCAAGGATGTTGTTGATGAGATGGTGGTGTTGGATACGGGTTCGAGCGATCGCACGGTGGAAGTTGCGCGATCGCTCGGCGCGATCGTTTATTCTTATCCTTGGAGCAACGATTTTGCAGCAGCGCGCAATGAGGCGCTGAAATATGTTACCGGCGATTGGGTATTGGTACTTGATGCCGATGAGATTCTCAATCCTCAAATTATCCCCCAAATTCGAGGCGCGATCGCGAAGGAAAATTACCTCGTTATCAATCTCCTGCGTCAAGAAGTTGGGGCCATGCAATCGCCGTATTCCCTCACTTCTCGCCTATTTCGCTTCCATCCAGAATTAATTTTCAGCCATCCTTATCACGCTACGATTGACGATAGCGCGATCGCGTTGCAGCAAAAAGAACCGCATTGGCAAATCGTCTCGTTGCCCGATATTGCCATTTTCCATTATGGCTATCAACCCGGCGCGATCGCGACAAAAGGTAAGTTTCAACGAGCGCGCGAAGTCATGGAAGCGTTTTTGGCGACTCATCCCGAAGATGCTTACACTTGCAATAAACTGGGGGCGTTATACCTTCAAGAAGGACGCATTCAAGAAGGCATTGCTTTACTAGAAACGGGGCTAAAAATTCCCAATCTTGACGCGCCGTTGCTGTTTGAATTTCATTACCATCTCGGCAACGGTTACGCGCGATCGAATTTGCCCAATGAAGCTGTCGGACACTACCAACAAGCGATCGCACAGCCCATTTTACCCTCGCTCAAACTCGGAGCTTATAATAATTTAGGGAGTTTGCTGCAAGCAGCAGGAGAGTTAAAATTAGCGGAAAACTCTTATAAAGAAGCGCTAAAGATCGATCCGAACTTAGCGATAATCCATTATAATTTGGGCATGACTTATAAAGAGCAGGGAAACTTTAAAGACGCGATCGCGAGTTACGAACAAACCCTGCGTCTGAATCCAGAATATGCCCCCGCCCTGCAAAATTTAGGCGTTGTCTGGCTGAAATGCGGGCAACTGTTCAAAAGTATCGAGTTCTTTCAACGCGCGATCGCCCTTTACGAACAACAAAATCCCCCAGAAGCGCAACGCCTCCGTCAAGGATTAAAGTCGATGGGATTTCCTAACCTTTAA
- a CDS encoding HindVP family restriction endonuclease, whose translation MLIGEPLSNQKPGLFCINYSNRDFSRKEAWGKNCFNSTFPAALSAFIQSCGLENIYLKLDSSYKVVHSSILTSELYGLAPNSNNLFYAFETQFTPYQQYLIGSLPRVDLVLQARDTGACLRPLEVKLTALPDRTTCNLSESLYGCELVIRPDTIVYLACMLIDGILSHNIPYNDLLDPRLLSEINGIEFDNVLQIVPALIEIIDRVAFSLLDYQKPLLLQPVWKTEGKSPKLSENCLDVFVWSDLAFTRLFVDLVKTEIQLSGSIRLITRPVRTLIWLFKMLSDFCNAGNFNAKRIIDNLSYNTKNDKAFAVSGSFTNRYMKCSQLECPRITKYQIQQIVLGGGQNLLSPERRFDAIIYNSPDLFT comes from the coding sequence GTGTTAATAGGAGAACCTTTATCAAATCAAAAACCAGGATTATTTTGTATTAATTACTCCAATCGAGACTTTTCTCGTAAAGAAGCGTGGGGTAAAAACTGTTTTAATTCCACTTTTCCAGCGGCTTTAAGTGCTTTTATACAAAGCTGCGGTCTGGAAAACATTTATCTTAAATTAGATAGTAGTTACAAAGTCGTACATAGTAGTATTCTGACCTCAGAATTGTATGGCTTAGCTCCAAATTCAAACAATCTATTCTACGCCTTTGAGACTCAGTTTACTCCTTATCAACAATATTTAATAGGAAGCTTACCACGGGTCGATTTAGTCTTGCAAGCGAGAGATACTGGAGCGTGCTTGCGTCCCCTAGAAGTTAAATTAACAGCTTTGCCAGATCGTACGACTTGTAATTTATCGGAAAGCTTGTATGGATGCGAGCTAGTTATTCGACCCGATACGATCGTTTATCTTGCTTGTATGCTAATCGATGGTATTCTGTCTCACAACATTCCCTACAATGATTTATTAGACCCTCGTTTATTATCAGAAATCAATGGAATAGAATTTGATAACGTTTTACAGATTGTCCCAGCTTTAATTGAAATTATAGATAGAGTAGCTTTTTCTTTACTCGATTATCAAAAACCTCTATTATTGCAACCTGTCTGGAAGACAGAGGGGAAATCACCAAAATTATCAGAGAATTGCTTAGATGTATTTGTCTGGAGCGATCTGGCATTCACACGCCTATTTGTTGATTTGGTTAAAACTGAGATACAGCTATCCGGAAGTATTAGATTAATTACCAGACCTGTAAGAACTTTAATCTGGCTTTTTAAAATGCTCTCTGATTTTTGCAATGCAGGAAACTTTAATGCAAAAAGAATTATTGACAACCTTTCTTACAATACTAAAAACGATAAAGCATTTGCTGTCAGTGGAAGCTTCACAAATCGATACATGAAGTGTTCTCAACTTGAATGTCCCCGAATTACCAAATATCAAATACAGCAAATTGTTTTAGGAGGCGGTCAAAATCTACTCAGTCCAGAACGAAGATTTGATGCTATAATCTATAACTCACCAGATTTATTTACTTAA
- a CDS encoding DNA cytosine methyltransferase codes for MRTVDLFAGCGGLSLGFQNAGFEIVAAIDRWNPAIEVYRNNFQHPIFNLDISDTEVTSFVSELEPEVIIGGPPCQDFSSAGSRNENLGRAELTLSFVNIVAAIKPQWFVMENVERITKSKVLKQALKIMTENHYSLTSMVLNSSYCGVPQARKRYFLVGELGNLKSDLGKYLLKNQAKKQMTVFDYLQNDLNIEYYYRHPRSYQRRGIFSIYEPSPTIRGVNRPIPKNYRRHPGDACAPNPYLRPLTTLERSYIQTFPKNFKFQGNKSDLEQMIGNAVPVKLAEYVGRCILEYAEVELLQSSKV; via the coding sequence ATGAGAACCGTAGATTTATTTGCAGGTTGTGGTGGGTTATCCCTAGGGTTTCAGAATGCAGGCTTTGAAATTGTGGCAGCAATCGATCGCTGGAATCCTGCAATAGAGGTTTATCGTAATAACTTCCAACATCCCATTTTCAATCTAGATATTTCCGATACTGAAGTAACTTCTTTTGTATCTGAGTTGGAGCCAGAGGTTATTATTGGCGGCCCCCCTTGTCAAGATTTTTCAAGTGCCGGATCGAGAAATGAGAATTTAGGACGTGCAGAGCTAACTCTTTCTTTTGTTAATATCGTGGCTGCGATTAAACCTCAGTGGTTTGTCATGGAAAATGTCGAAAGAATCACAAAGAGTAAAGTTTTAAAGCAAGCCTTGAAAATTATGACAGAAAACCATTATAGCTTGACTTCTATGGTGCTTAATTCCAGTTATTGTGGAGTTCCTCAAGCTCGAAAACGATATTTTTTAGTTGGGGAGTTGGGCAATCTTAAAAGCGATCTAGGAAAATATTTGCTTAAAAATCAAGCTAAAAAACAAATGACTGTATTTGATTATTTACAAAATGACTTAAATATCGAGTATTACTACCGACATCCAAGAAGTTATCAAAGGAGAGGTATTTTTAGTATTTACGAACCGAGTCCGACGATTCGAGGAGTTAATCGACCAATCCCAAAGAACTATCGAAGGCATCCGGGAGATGCGTGCGCTCCAAATCCTTATTTAAGACCTTTAACAACGTTAGAACGAAGTTATATCCAAACTTTTCCAAAAAATTTCAAGTTTCAGGGAAACAAATCAGATTTAGAACAAATGATTGGTAATGCAGTTCCGGTTAAACTTGCCGAATATGTCGGTCGTTGCATTTTAGAATATGCAGAGGTGGAATTGCTTCAATCGAGCAAAGTTTGA
- the rimI gene encoding ribosomal protein S18-alanine N-acetyltransferase — protein MQELILQPFSTAQLEAAVNLDRACLGGLWTLDGYQRELESPNSELLYLSVPVVGEGTFLGMGCFWAILEEAHITLLAVRPEFQGQGLGQALLLGLLKKAVERKLERATLEVRDSNPRAITLYEKFGFQLAGRRKGYYQDTGEDALIFWLGGLHREEFPQRLAQWEEKVEEKLHQHSWRLRSLC, from the coding sequence TTGCAAGAACTCATCCTTCAACCTTTCTCTACAGCACAACTTGAAGCGGCTGTCAACCTCGATCGCGCGTGTTTGGGCGGTTTGTGGACGCTGGATGGCTATCAGCGCGAGTTAGAAAGTCCGAACAGCGAACTGTTGTATTTATCCGTGCCGGTTGTGGGAGAAGGAACGTTTTTGGGGATGGGTTGTTTTTGGGCGATTTTGGAAGAAGCGCACATTACATTATTAGCAGTACGTCCGGAGTTTCAAGGGCAAGGTTTGGGACAAGCGTTACTATTGGGGTTATTGAAGAAAGCAGTCGAGCGGAAGTTAGAACGAGCGACGTTAGAAGTGCGCGATTCTAATCCACGGGCAATAACCCTGTACGAAAAGTTTGGCTTTCAACTCGCCGGACGGCGCAAGGGGTACTATCAAGATACTGGGGAAGATGCGTTAATTTTTTGGCTGGGCGGATTGCATCGCGAGGAGTTTCCGCAGCGTTTGGCACAGTGGGAGGAAAAAGTTGAGGAGAAGTTACATCAGCATTCTTGGAGATTGCGATCGCTCTGTTAA
- the lysA gene encoding diaminopimelate decarboxylase — protein sequence MLSTEPRVQENLSYPYLPPQNSPQTSLSPNQQLLPLTAKINDRDRLEIGGCDVTALVEQFGSPLYIVDELTLRTTCAQYRDAFATYYPGTSQVIYASKAWSCLAICAIVASENLGFDVVSGGELYTTLKAGGNPETIYFHGNNKSREELSFALDRGCTIIVDNRFELEMLCDVAAHRPHPARMMIRLTPGIECHTHEYIRTGHIDSKFGFDPTQLQDIFTFIAQKPQLNCIGLHAHIGSQIFERQPHQDLAGVLVDWMEKAIACGLPIAELNIGGGLGIRYTESDDPPSIDEWVKAACNAIVKACQTKGLPLPKLLAEPGRSLVGSSCITAYTVGSSKVVPGIRTYIAVDGGMSDNPRPITYQSVYRAVLANRMSAPPSETVTVAGKHCESGDIVLKDAHLPPTQPGDILAILATGAYNYSMASNYNRLSRPAAVVVREGLASLILERETYEDLVRQDRLPEHLALPPKE from the coding sequence ATGTTATCGACCGAACCGAGAGTGCAAGAAAATCTCAGCTACCCTTATCTGCCGCCTCAAAACTCCCCTCAAACCTCCCTCTCTCCCAACCAACAACTTCTTCCCCTTACCGCTAAAATTAACGATCGCGATCGCCTCGAAATTGGCGGTTGCGATGTAACCGCCCTCGTCGAACAGTTTGGCTCTCCCCTCTACATTGTCGATGAACTCACCCTCAGAACGACCTGCGCTCAATATCGCGACGCATTCGCCACCTATTACCCCGGCACTTCCCAAGTCATCTACGCCTCCAAAGCTTGGAGTTGCCTAGCCATCTGCGCCATAGTCGCCAGCGAAAACTTAGGATTCGATGTCGTCTCCGGCGGCGAACTCTACACCACCCTCAAAGCGGGCGGCAATCCCGAAACCATTTATTTCCACGGCAATAACAAATCGCGCGAAGAACTCAGCTTCGCCCTCGATCGCGGCTGTACCATTATCGTCGATAACCGTTTCGAGCTAGAAATGCTCTGCGATGTCGCCGCCCATCGCCCCCACCCCGCCCGCATGATGATTCGCCTCACTCCAGGAATCGAATGCCACACCCACGAATACATTCGCACCGGCCACATTGATAGTAAATTTGGCTTCGATCCCACCCAACTTCAGGATATTTTTACCTTTATCGCCCAAAAACCGCAATTAAACTGTATTGGCTTGCACGCACACATCGGATCGCAGATTTTCGAGCGCCAGCCTCACCAAGATTTAGCGGGCGTATTAGTCGATTGGATGGAAAAAGCGATCGCGTGCGGACTGCCCATCGCAGAACTCAACATTGGCGGTGGATTGGGCATTCGCTACACCGAATCCGACGATCCCCCGAGCATTGACGAATGGGTCAAAGCCGCCTGCAACGCCATCGTCAAAGCTTGCCAAACCAAAGGACTCCCCCTCCCCAAACTGCTCGCCGAACCCGGACGCTCCCTCGTCGGTTCCTCCTGCATCACCGCCTACACCGTCGGCAGTAGCAAAGTCGTCCCCGGAATCCGCACCTACATTGCCGTTGATGGCGGAATGTCCGACAATCCGCGCCCGATTACCTATCAATCCGTCTATCGCGCCGTCCTCGCTAACCGGATGTCCGCCCCGCCTAGCGAAACCGTCACCGTTGCAGGCAAACACTGCGAGTCTGGGGATATTGTCCTCAAAGATGCCCACCTGCCGCCAACTCAACCGGGCGACATTCTTGCTATCTTAGCCACGGGAGCCTATAACTACAGTATGGCTTCCAATTACAATCGCCTCTCGCGTCCTGCTGCGGTGGTGGTTCGCGAGGGTTTAGCCTCTCTCATTTTGGAACGAGAAACTTACGAAGATCTCGTTCGCCAAGATCGTTTGCCCGAACATCTCGCCCTACCTCCAAAAGAGTAG
- the cdaA gene encoding diadenylate cyclase CdaA, which translates to MSGFTPDFARISAWLIYSVDIGLVLILIYLMLLIIGERRTLWMLRGFILLMLAAVVTQQLKLYLLSFVLEKLVIGAAVAMAVIFQSDLRKFLEQLGRGEILEIFQPSRRSPPKSDSTIDEIVDAVKELSQNRTGALIILETSGPIDERDVAVPGVVLNAEISKELLQTIFQTSTLLHDGAVHIRGSRILAAGTILPLSERKASRQLGTRHRAAMGLAERVENCICIVVSEETGSISLAEGRTLNRPLTSARLKELLEAKFSASVEREAVGAPKLGRLSRQIGSLGRGVWKRVVHRDSSSADDKKRQSR; encoded by the coding sequence ATGTCGGGTTTTACCCCGGACTTTGCCCGGATTTCCGCTTGGCTGATTTATAGCGTCGATATTGGATTGGTTTTAATCCTCATCTACCTCATGCTCCTCATTATTGGGGAGCGTCGAACGTTGTGGATGTTGCGCGGTTTCATCCTGCTCATGCTAGCAGCCGTCGTCACCCAGCAGTTAAAGTTATACCTGCTGAGCTTCGTGCTAGAAAAATTAGTCATTGGGGCAGCAGTCGCAATGGCGGTCATTTTCCAGTCCGATTTGCGAAAGTTTTTAGAGCAGTTGGGGCGAGGCGAAATTCTCGAAATTTTTCAACCTTCGCGCCGCTCTCCGCCCAAATCGGACAGTACAATTGACGAAATTGTCGATGCAGTGAAAGAACTCTCGCAAAATCGCACGGGCGCGCTCATTATTTTAGAAACCAGCGGGCCGATTGACGAGCGAGATGTCGCAGTACCGGGAGTCGTGCTGAATGCAGAGATTTCCAAAGAACTGTTGCAGACGATTTTCCAAACTTCAACGCTGCTGCACGATGGTGCAGTACATATTCGCGGTTCTCGAATTCTAGCGGCGGGAACGATTTTGCCGCTGTCGGAACGAAAAGCGTCGCGTCAGTTGGGGACGCGCCATCGTGCGGCAATGGGACTAGCCGAACGGGTGGAAAATTGTATCTGTATTGTCGTTTCCGAGGAAACGGGATCGATTTCTTTGGCGGAGGGACGAACGCTCAATCGTCCGCTGACGAGCGCTCGGTTGAAGGAACTGCTGGAAGCGAAGTTTTCGGCTTCGGTGGAACGGGAAGCGGTGGGCGCGCCGAAGTTGGGACGGCTAAGCCGTCAAATTGGTTCTTTGGGGCGAGGGGTTTGGAAGCGTGTTGTCCATCGCGACAGTTCGAGTGCGGATGATAAAAAACGCCAATCCCGTTGA
- the uppS gene encoding polyprenyl diphosphate synthase, producing MTASKSIYLETLPPDLDRDALPAHIAVIMDGNGRWAKRQGLPRFMGHRRGVDALKDLLRCCKDWGVGALTAYAFSTENWGRPLEEVEFLMALFERVLRRELQEMMAEDVKIRFVGNLKALPPSLQDEIARSMDDTKDNRGIQFTVATNYGGRQEILNACRAIASRVKEGTLHVEQIDEAVFEQNLYTAGLPAPDLLIRTSGEMRISNFLLWQMAYAEIYVTQTAWPDFDRTEFHRALLSYQQRDRRFGKVKM from the coding sequence ATGACTGCGAGTAAAAGTATCTATTTGGAAACGTTGCCCCCCGATCTCGATCGCGATGCCCTGCCCGCTCACATCGCAGTCATTATGGACGGCAACGGTCGTTGGGCGAAGCGCCAAGGACTGCCGCGATTTATGGGGCATCGGCGCGGTGTCGATGCGTTGAAGGATTTGTTGCGCTGCTGCAAGGATTGGGGCGTGGGCGCGCTGACGGCTTATGCGTTTTCGACGGAAAATTGGGGACGACCGCTCGAAGAGGTGGAATTCTTAATGGCGCTGTTCGAGCGAGTGCTGCGGCGGGAGCTACAAGAGATGATGGCGGAGGATGTGAAAATTCGCTTCGTGGGGAATTTGAAGGCGCTACCGCCTTCGCTGCAAGATGAAATTGCGCGCTCGATGGACGATACGAAGGACAATCGCGGCATTCAATTTACGGTGGCGACGAATTACGGCGGACGGCAGGAGATTTTAAATGCTTGTCGCGCGATCGCGTCCCGCGTTAAGGAGGGAACGCTGCACGTCGAACAAATTGACGAAGCGGTATTCGAGCAAAATTTGTATACCGCTGGATTGCCCGCCCCCGATTTGTTGATTCGCACCAGCGGCGAGATGCGCATTAGTAATTTTTTACTGTGGCAGATGGCTTATGCGGAGATTTATGTCACGCAAACGGCTTGGCCGGATTTCGATCGCACTGAGTTTCATCGCGCCTTGCTGAGCTATCAACAGCGCGATCGCCGTTTTGGTAAGGTGAAAATGTAA
- the ispF gene encoding 2-C-methyl-D-erythritol 2,4-cyclodiphosphate synthase, whose protein sequence is MDIRIGNGYDIHQLAPDRALILGGVNIPHELGLLGHSDADVLTHAMMDAMLGALSLGDIGHYFPPSDPKWKGADSIELLKQVNELVRSRGWEVGNIDSTLVAERPKLKPHIAAMRDRLAAALEIESDRVGIKATTNEKLGPVGREEGIAAYSVVLLVARRENVKG, encoded by the coding sequence ATGGATATTAGAATTGGGAACGGTTACGACATTCATCAGTTAGCGCCCGATCGCGCTTTGATTTTAGGCGGCGTAAATATTCCCCACGAACTCGGTTTGCTCGGTCACAGCGATGCCGACGTATTGACTCATGCGATGATGGATGCGATGTTAGGCGCGTTGAGTTTGGGCGATATCGGGCATTACTTTCCCCCCAGCGATCCGAAATGGAAGGGAGCCGATAGCATTGAGTTATTGAAGCAGGTTAACGAGTTGGTGCGATCGCGCGGTTGGGAAGTCGGCAATATTGATTCGACTCTCGTCGCCGAACGCCCCAAACTCAAGCCCCATATTGCGGCTATGCGCGATCGCTTAGCCGCAGCGCTGGAGATTGAAAGCGATCGCGTCGGAATTAAAGCCACCACCAACGAAAAATTAGGCCCTGTCGGGCGGGAAGAAGGTATTGCCGCCTATAGCGTCGTTTTACTCGTCGCGCGCCGAGAGAACGTTAAGGGTTAG
- a CDS encoding peroxiredoxin-like family protein gives MLDSYAIFQQTQRQRVSDGAMLPILQDCEKASSLLVLVWPQLGDFDSLEYAWWLEKEKEVLESKNIAVRAVGIGDRASGQQFCNYTGFSAQHLFVDRDASLHRQLQLYPGLTLALPVGFNLLLMCAGIGSPGTLREVLRGYKGDRAAPQLIGDNEVVRTAPLPPLSGSVFRFAGGKGFQRPFELATLRLRNMTEVLSHWSTYVPDMAYITQRGGTFWFDAGGKLLYEHRDRGILGFAANMSRPLAFLETL, from the coding sequence ATGCTCGATTCTTACGCAATTTTTCAACAAACTCAACGCCAGCGCGTCAGCGATGGTGCAATGCTTCCGATTTTACAAGATTGCGAAAAAGCTTCATCGCTCCTCGTTTTGGTTTGGCCGCAATTGGGCGATTTCGACAGTCTGGAATATGCTTGGTGGCTGGAGAAAGAGAAAGAAGTCCTAGAATCTAAAAATATAGCGGTTCGCGCAGTGGGAATTGGCGATCGCGCCTCTGGACAACAATTTTGCAACTATACGGGTTTTTCGGCGCAACATTTGTTTGTCGATCGCGATGCGAGTTTGCACCGCCAACTGCAACTTTACCCCGGACTTACGCTCGCTCTTCCGGTGGGGTTTAATTTGCTGTTGATGTGCGCCGGAATTGGCAGCCCCGGAACGCTGCGGGAAGTCTTGCGGGGGTATAAAGGCGATCGCGCCGCCCCCCAACTCATCGGCGATAATGAAGTCGTCCGCACTGCACCGCTACCGCCCCTCTCCGGTTCTGTCTTTCGCTTCGCAGGCGGAAAAGGGTTTCAGCGCCCTTTTGAACTAGCAACGCTGCGCTTGCGAAACATGACGGAAGTTTTGAGTCATTGGTCAACGTATGTCCCCGATATGGCTTATATTACCCAGCGCGGCGGGACGTTTTGGTTCGATGCGGGGGGGAAACTGTTGTACGAACATCGCGATCGCGGGATTCTCGGTTTTGCCGCGAATATGAGTCGCCCGCTGGCTTTTTTAGAAACGCTTTAG
- a CDS encoding PepSY domain-containing protein, translated as MSKTISNFRRLHSSLAPIMVLPVLLTLTTGSLYQMLEILDRDEGFNWLIQWHKGHFGALNLEKIYPFLNAAGLLFLAVTGITMWWTTQRRRRSRADV; from the coding sequence ATGAGCAAGACAATTTCAAACTTTCGCAGACTACACAGCAGTCTCGCGCCGATTATGGTACTGCCAGTTTTATTGACTTTAACAACAGGAAGCCTTTATCAAATGCTCGAAATCCTCGATCGCGATGAAGGTTTTAATTGGTTAATCCAATGGCATAAAGGACATTTTGGGGCGTTGAATTTAGAAAAGATTTATCCCTTTCTCAATGCAGCGGGTTTACTGTTTTTGGCGGTGACGGGAATTACAATGTGGTGGACAACTCAACGCAGGAGAAGATCGCGCGCGGATGTTTGA